A section of the Leptospira noumeaensis genome encodes:
- a CDS encoding TAT-variant-translocated molybdopterin oxidoreductase, which translates to MKDDSFQKEKKSLWQSYELRGTSRERELQKQEFYKSPDPLIAKIKKGDFDRKTFLKFMGASVVMTTVGCIQKPAEKIVPYVNLTIKNPDNNEVEQYDFVKHGHSYHYASVCGGCSVGCGILVKAKDGRPLKLEGNPNHPISEGALCASGQASIFDLYDADRAKEPQQVVNGAAKSSDWFVLDKDVKEKLNANKGKTIVVTKPLTSPATSEFISEFLKSVGGGKHIEVAFASSDDAITIAQEKSYGKAVLPNYHFDKAKVILSIDSDFLNNTNYHNDFSKRRDLQDKGVKSFNAFIAAETHPSMTGSNADQRVPLKPGDQRKFALVIAKALSDLGVGGSTGVSGINVESSAAELGISKEVVLRTAKALASAKGESLVIAGGSNALTEDAVDLQIAVNMLNSMLGNDGKTIDAGNPLKEGRSNYAENLKALAKDLKERKAGVVILFGVNPVYEAPNGDEWKKLLHEAAQVVQVSDRVDETALASNWLAPVSHFLESWGDNESVAGIVSVQQPTIRPIFQSKAFEDMLITWAGGKLLGASSLYEYLKSKYSKKTNWEDLLRKGVLVSGNPKADKGGRSFRGTIAPLTASKSGLTVSLYESTALGAGERANNSQLQELPDPVSKVTWDNYVAISPQYSRSSGIKLNDVVTVTVGTKSFELPALIQPGLHPEAVGIALGYGRTNVGEIGNGVGKNANTLAQEVNGSLVYSGLSITLSPTGKKYKLATTQDHHMMSPGVMMGVEWKERPLIISAKLQDYAKNPGAGIPEPEIPKILIDGKLQRAQGANAPSDQPGSQFAYPGYKWGMAVDLTSCSGCGACVVACNIENNVPMVGRDEVRMGREMHWLRIDRYYIGDPEKPESLEIAHQPLMCQHCDNAPCETVCPVAATVHSTEGTNDMVYNRCVGTRYCSNNCPYKVRRFNWLEHWTEHNLLGDATPTFKARPPRNLGLNPDVTVRSRGVMEKCNFCASRVAEKKIAAKNEGRTLRDGEVKAACEQTCSSNSIVFGNVNDPESKVAKLLKDPRSYKLLEYLNIGPAVSYMTRVRNEV; encoded by the coding sequence ATGAAAGACGATAGTTTCCAAAAAGAAAAAAAATCGCTTTGGCAGTCTTATGAACTTCGCGGGACTTCTCGCGAACGTGAATTGCAAAAGCAAGAGTTCTATAAATCTCCAGATCCCCTAATTGCAAAAATCAAAAAGGGTGATTTTGACAGAAAAACTTTCTTAAAGTTTATGGGTGCGTCAGTTGTAATGACAACTGTTGGTTGTATCCAAAAACCTGCTGAAAAAATTGTTCCTTATGTGAACCTCACCATTAAGAACCCAGACAATAACGAAGTAGAACAATACGACTTCGTAAAACATGGACACTCTTACCACTACGCTTCTGTTTGTGGTGGTTGTTCGGTTGGTTGTGGGATCTTAGTCAAAGCAAAAGACGGACGACCTTTGAAACTCGAAGGAAATCCAAACCATCCGATTTCGGAAGGTGCTCTTTGTGCTTCTGGACAAGCTTCTATTTTTGATCTTTATGATGCAGACCGTGCCAAAGAACCACAACAAGTGGTGAATGGAGCAGCTAAGTCTAGTGACTGGTTTGTTTTAGATAAAGATGTAAAAGAGAAACTAAATGCTAACAAGGGTAAAACCATTGTTGTCACAAAACCTCTTACTTCTCCTGCCACTTCTGAATTCATTTCTGAATTCTTAAAGTCAGTGGGTGGTGGAAAACACATCGAAGTAGCATTTGCTTCTTCTGATGATGCGATCACAATTGCTCAAGAAAAATCTTACGGAAAGGCAGTTTTACCAAACTACCATTTCGACAAAGCAAAAGTCATCCTTTCCATCGACAGTGACTTTTTAAACAATACAAACTACCACAATGATTTCTCTAAAAGAAGAGATTTACAAGACAAAGGTGTAAAATCCTTCAATGCTTTCATTGCGGCAGAAACTCATCCGTCTATGACGGGTTCCAACGCTGACCAAAGAGTCCCTTTAAAACCAGGTGACCAAAGAAAGTTTGCTCTTGTGATTGCAAAAGCTCTTTCTGATTTGGGAGTCGGTGGTTCTACTGGAGTTTCCGGAATCAATGTAGAATCCTCTGCAGCGGAACTGGGAATTTCCAAAGAAGTAGTTTTACGCACTGCTAAGGCTCTTGCTTCTGCTAAGGGTGAATCCCTTGTGATTGCTGGTGGTTCCAATGCTCTAACTGAAGACGCTGTTGATTTACAAATCGCAGTGAATATGCTGAACAGCATGCTCGGTAACGATGGAAAAACCATCGATGCAGGAAATCCTTTGAAAGAAGGACGTTCAAATTACGCAGAGAATTTAAAAGCTCTCGCAAAAGACTTAAAAGAAAGAAAGGCCGGTGTGGTCATTCTTTTCGGTGTGAACCCAGTCTATGAAGCGCCAAATGGAGATGAGTGGAAAAAACTCCTTCATGAAGCAGCACAAGTAGTTCAAGTTTCTGACCGAGTGGATGAAACTGCACTTGCTTCCAACTGGCTTGCTCCAGTGTCTCACTTCTTAGAGTCTTGGGGTGATAACGAATCGGTAGCGGGAATTGTTTCCGTACAACAACCAACCATCCGACCTATCTTCCAATCGAAAGCATTTGAAGACATGCTCATCACTTGGGCTGGCGGAAAGTTACTTGGTGCGAGTTCGTTATACGAATACCTCAAATCAAAATACTCGAAAAAGACAAACTGGGAAGACCTTCTCAGAAAAGGTGTGTTAGTTTCTGGAAATCCAAAAGCTGACAAAGGTGGACGATCTTTCCGTGGAACGATTGCTCCTCTTACTGCATCGAAATCTGGTCTTACTGTTTCTCTTTACGAAAGCACTGCACTCGGAGCAGGCGAAAGAGCAAACAACTCGCAACTCCAAGAACTTCCAGATCCAGTATCGAAAGTGACTTGGGATAATTATGTTGCGATCAGCCCACAATACTCTCGTTCGTCGGGAATTAAACTCAATGATGTGGTCACAGTCACTGTTGGCACAAAATCGTTTGAACTTCCGGCTCTCATCCAACCAGGTCTCCATCCAGAAGCAGTGGGAATTGCTCTTGGTTACGGAAGAACTAACGTAGGTGAGATTGGAAACGGAGTAGGGAAAAACGCAAATACTCTTGCACAAGAAGTAAACGGATCGCTCGTTTACTCTGGACTTTCCATCACACTCTCTCCTACAGGAAAGAAATACAAACTCGCTACCACACAAGACCATCATATGATGAGCCCAGGTGTGATGATGGGTGTGGAATGGAAAGAAAGACCTCTTATCATTTCCGCAAAACTCCAAGATTATGCTAAGAATCCAGGGGCAGGAATTCCTGAACCAGAGATTCCAAAAATCCTAATCGATGGAAAACTACAAAGAGCCCAAGGAGCGAACGCTCCTTCTGACCAACCAGGAAGCCAGTTTGCATACCCAGGATACAAATGGGGAATGGCAGTGGATCTTACTTCTTGTTCTGGTTGTGGTGCTTGTGTAGTTGCATGTAATATTGAAAACAACGTGCCGATGGTAGGACGTGACGAAGTGAGAATGGGTCGTGAGATGCATTGGCTTCGTATTGACCGTTACTACATCGGTGATCCTGAAAAACCGGAATCACTCGAAATTGCGCACCAACCACTCATGTGCCAACATTGCGACAATGCTCCTTGTGAGACAGTTTGTCCAGTAGCTGCGACTGTTCACAGTACGGAAGGGACCAACGATATGGTTTACAACCGCTGTGTGGGAACTCGTTACTGCTCCAACAACTGCCCTTACAAAGTGCGTCGTTTTAACTGGTTAGAACATTGGACAGAACACAACTTACTTGGCGATGCAACACCTACATTTAAGGCACGACCTCCAAGAAACCTTGGTCTCAACCCAGATGTAACCGTTCGTTCTCGTGGGGTTATGGAAAAATGTAACTTCTGTGCTTCTCGAGTTGCTGAGAAAAAAATCGCAGCGAAAAACGAAGGAAGAACTCTACGAGATGGAGAAGTGAAAGCAGCATGTGAACAAACATGTTCTTCCAATTCCATTGTGTTCGGTAACGTAAATGATCCTGAATCTAAAGTAGCGAAGCTCTTGAAAGACCCTAGGTCTTACAAACTTCTGGAATACCTAAACATCGGACCGGCCGTCAGTTATATGACTCGCGTTCGAAACGAAGTTTAA
- a CDS encoding cytochrome c3 family protein has protein sequence MNIKILKISVPIVAVAALAYLIFSPSRYVGYSPDQPIPFNHKIHAGDNKIDCKYCHTGVENSAHATVPPSSTCMNCHGAGNVAGNQEHVKWLKEQYDSNTPVSWVKVHDQPDFVYFNHSRHVQRGVDCSTCHGNMAEMVKVRQSKSLNMGFCVDCHRENNAPNDCSTCHR, from the coding sequence ATGAATATAAAAATACTCAAGATCTCTGTGCCTATCGTTGCAGTTGCAGCGCTTGCATATTTGATTTTTTCACCTAGCCGTTATGTGGGCTATTCACCCGACCAGCCCATCCCCTTCAACCATAAGATACATGCCGGCGATAACAAAATCGACTGTAAGTATTGCCATACTGGTGTTGAAAATTCGGCCCATGCCACAGTTCCCCCAAGTTCCACTTGTATGAACTGCCATGGAGCAGGTAACGTAGCGGGCAACCAAGAACATGTTAAATGGCTTAAAGAACAATACGATAGCAATACTCCAGTATCCTGGGTAAAGGTGCATGACCAACCAGACTTCGTATACTTCAACCATTCACGACACGTACAACGCGGTGTCGATTGTTCCACATGCCACGGCAACATGGCAGAGATGGTAAAGGTTAGACAGTCCAAGTCCCTCAATATGGGATTTTGTGTCGATTGCCATAGAGAGAACAATGCCCCTAACGATTGTTCTACGTGCCACAGATAA
- a CDS encoding methyl-accepting chemotaxis protein, with product MKSLKYILGLYTFLSILLLSVVVSTLILYLNWSLLVKVYRGEMENAGKSAGAELSNYYKSQLRMAGLLAKQREIIESFQSGKAKFATNLLVDIMREANGEYENIFLSAPIQNAKIFAAGIPRSIGYQLEEDKTGDHVVVALKREFLIGSVQESPITGLPVSLVSFPIEDKGNLVGILWIALNLEQVSKRMGEGIHVGANGYITAITTKGVVFAGPDKSKILKLDLSKIPEGRPILEAKDGAYFEYTENGQDNALLIKRLEEWNTIIGVVLPKSDMNSGFIQVALIAVVVVFFITALVVFGIFRFLQKRLSPLENSVIILDKMAKGDLTETLTLTNNDEIGRMNLALNGFITSIRSSLGEIQSVTEEINSSSESLRESSASFSDMAQGTAASAEEISATTEEVVASMETTAVSTAKQHKNILEFNSKILELSRGAIQIERDTKSALANTENITKQAKLGGESLNQMKEVINVILESSSEMKEVIGIIDEISDQTSLLALNAAIEAARAGEAGRGFAIVAEEISKLSDKTAHSIQSIEDMIGKNSKELEEGAKGIRSSVDLLNLIIRDIGEVETVMKRLSEATQSQLSYNREVDERSEEVGRESESIRGAIEEQKRAIQQISESVIGINNETMHIASGSDLVASSSRKLSHAADTLRSITKKFKITKND from the coding sequence ATGAAAAGTTTAAAATACATTCTTGGTCTATATACATTTCTTTCCATTTTACTTCTGTCAGTGGTTGTATCCACTCTCATCTTATATTTAAATTGGAGCCTACTTGTCAAAGTGTACCGAGGAGAAATGGAAAATGCTGGCAAAAGTGCCGGGGCCGAACTTTCCAATTATTATAAATCCCAACTCCGAATGGCTGGCCTTCTTGCCAAACAAAGAGAAATCATCGAATCCTTTCAATCAGGTAAGGCAAAATTTGCAACGAACCTCCTTGTGGATATCATGCGAGAAGCAAATGGTGAATATGAAAATATTTTTTTATCAGCGCCCATCCAAAATGCAAAAATCTTTGCTGCGGGAATTCCGCGTTCGATTGGTTATCAATTGGAAGAGGACAAAACCGGTGACCATGTGGTTGTCGCTTTAAAAAGGGAGTTTTTAATTGGATCTGTCCAAGAGTCACCTATCACTGGTTTGCCTGTGAGTCTTGTTTCTTTCCCAATAGAAGATAAAGGGAACCTAGTTGGGATCCTTTGGATTGCTTTGAATTTGGAACAAGTATCTAAACGGATGGGAGAAGGGATTCATGTCGGTGCCAATGGATACATCACTGCCATCACCACTAAGGGAGTTGTATTTGCAGGACCCGATAAATCGAAAATTTTAAAATTAGATTTAAGTAAAATTCCAGAAGGTCGTCCTATTTTGGAGGCCAAAGACGGAGCTTACTTTGAATATACTGAAAATGGACAGGACAATGCTCTTCTTATCAAACGATTGGAAGAATGGAATACCATCATTGGAGTGGTGCTTCCCAAATCCGATATGAATTCGGGATTCATTCAAGTGGCTCTCATTGCTGTTGTTGTTGTGTTTTTCATTACAGCTCTCGTTGTTTTTGGAATTTTTCGATTCCTCCAAAAGAGGTTATCACCTTTAGAAAATTCAGTCATCATCTTAGATAAAATGGCTAAGGGTGATCTTACCGAGACCTTAACATTAACCAACAATGATGAAATTGGTAGGATGAATTTGGCTTTAAATGGTTTTATCACAAGTATCCGGAGTTCTTTGGGAGAGATCCAATCTGTTACAGAAGAAATTAATTCTTCTTCCGAAAGTTTACGAGAATCCTCTGCCAGTTTTTCTGATATGGCCCAAGGGACTGCTGCCTCTGCGGAAGAAATTTCAGCCACAACAGAAGAGGTGGTTGCGAGTATGGAAACTACAGCAGTTTCCACTGCGAAACAACATAAGAATATTCTAGAATTCAATAGTAAGATTCTGGAACTTTCTAGAGGTGCCATCCAAATCGAAAGGGATACAAAATCGGCCCTTGCCAATACAGAAAACATTACCAAACAAGCCAAACTTGGTGGTGAATCCCTGAACCAAATGAAGGAAGTGATTAACGTTATCTTAGAATCGTCTTCGGAGATGAAAGAGGTGATTGGAATCATTGACGAAATTTCCGACCAAACCAGTTTGCTAGCACTGAATGCAGCCATTGAAGCGGCAAGGGCCGGAGAGGCTGGGCGTGGGTTTGCCATTGTCGCTGAAGAGATATCCAAACTTTCTGACAAAACGGCTCATTCCATCCAATCCATTGAAGATATGATTGGTAAAAATAGTAAAGAGTTGGAAGAGGGCGCTAAGGGAATTAGATCCTCTGTGGATCTTTTGAATCTCATCATTAGAGATATTGGGGAAGTGGAAACAGTGATGAAACGTCTTTCAGAAGCGACTCAGTCTCAGCTAAGTTACAATCGAGAGGTGGATGAACGTTCGGAAGAGGTAGGTCGTGAATCTGAATCCATCCGTGGGGCCATTGAAGAACAAAAAAGAGCCATCCAGCAGATTTCAGAATCAGTGATTGGGATCAATAATGAGACCATGCACATCGCTTCCGGCTCTGATCTCGTGGCATCTTCCTCCAGGAAACTCTCCCATGCGGCAGATACTTTGCGTTCCATTACAAAAAAGTTTAAGATCACTAAGAACGATTAG